From Nitrosopumilus zosterae, the proteins below share one genomic window:
- the ribH gene encoding 6,7-dimethyl-8-ribityllumazine synthase yields the protein MNIAVVVSEFNEEVTSRMLAVAQEKAITLKLKILYTCKVPGAYDMPIIVDSLLQKNDVDAVVTLGAIIKGQTKHDEVISHSAAQSLTALSIKYQKPVSLGISGPGMQERHAYARIRPVAERAVEAVVKISYELKRIQK from the coding sequence TTGAATATTGCAGTAGTGGTTTCGGAATTTAATGAGGAAGTGACATCTAGGATGCTTGCAGTAGCTCAAGAGAAGGCAATTACTTTGAAATTAAAAATTTTGTATACGTGTAAAGTTCCTGGCGCTTATGATATGCCTATAATCGTAGATTCTTTATTGCAAAAAAATGATGTTGATGCTGTAGTTACTTTAGGTGCTATTATTAAAGGACAAACAAAACATGATGAAGTAATTTCCCATTCTGCTGCTCAATCTCTGACTGCTTTATCTATAAAATACCAAAAACCTGTTTCTTTAGGAATATCTGGCCCTGGAATGCAAGAAAGACATGCTTATGCCAGAATTAGACCTGTTGCAGAACGCGCAGTAGAAGCTGTTGTAAAAATTTCTTATGAATTAAAGAGAATTCAAAAATGA
- a CDS encoding riboflavin synthase: MFTGIVEGVGTVEKISKNTKNRSAIEMTVNLGKHSKGLKIGQSVALNGVCLTATKLSKSSCIFEMIEETTKKTDLGNLKVGGIVNIERSLKAGERLEGHFVLGHVDGVGIIKKILKKPKEVQVWFEVPKKLSKYVVKKGSIAIDGISLTVVDIKNSLASVSLIPHTLDITNFHTKKIGDKVNIETDILGKYILK, encoded by the coding sequence ATGTTTACTGGAATTGTTGAAGGTGTTGGCACAGTGGAAAAAATTTCAAAAAATACAAAAAATCGTAGTGCAATTGAAATGACTGTAAATCTTGGAAAGCATTCTAAGGGATTAAAAATTGGGCAAAGTGTTGCTCTTAATGGTGTATGTCTTACTGCGACAAAATTGTCAAAATCCAGTTGTATTTTTGAAATGATTGAGGAAACTACTAAAAAAACAGATCTTGGTAATCTAAAGGTCGGTGGAATTGTAAATATTGAAAGAAGTTTAAAAGCTGGTGAGAGACTTGAAGGACATTTTGTTTTAGGTCATGTAGATGGTGTTGGAATAATTAAAAAAATTCTAAAAAAACCAAAAGAAGTACAAGTTTGGTTTGAAGTTCCAAAGAAATTATCAAAATATGTTGTGAAAAAAGGCTCTATTGCTATAGATGGAATTAGTTTAACTGTAGTTGATATCAAAAATTCACTTGCATCTGTTTCATTAATTCCTCATACCCTTGATATAACAAATTTTCATACAAAAAAAATAGGCGATAAAGTTAATATTGAAACTGACATTCTTGGGAAATACATTCTAAAATAA
- the ribB gene encoding 3,4-dihydroxy-2-butanone-4-phosphate synthase — MSLESALQSLKRGEFVLLFDSAGRENEIDMVVAAEFVTPEHVARMRQYAGGLLCIAIDNNFAKSLELKYMHEILADSSISNKEMIMGLAPYGDHPTFSLSVNHYQTYTGITDKDRSLTIREMANIFNVENKQKKFASSFKTPGHVPLLIASKGLLAARQGHTEMSVYLAQVAGLTPVTAICEMMDAETYSALSVDKAEKFAKQNGIPLIDGKELLEYAKVH; from the coding sequence ATGTCTCTTGAATCTGCACTACAATCTCTAAAACGAGGAGAATTTGTATTGTTATTTGATTCAGCTGGAAGAGAAAATGAGATTGACATGGTAGTTGCAGCTGAATTTGTTACTCCTGAACATGTTGCAAGAATGCGACAATATGCTGGTGGATTGTTGTGTATTGCAATTGATAATAATTTTGCAAAATCTCTTGAATTAAAGTACATGCATGAAATTCTTGCTGATTCTTCAATTTCAAATAAAGAAATGATTATGGGTTTGGCACCATATGGAGATCATCCAACATTTTCTTTATCTGTAAATCACTATCAAACTTATACTGGAATTACTGATAAAGACAGATCATTAACAATTAGAGAAATGGCAAATATTTTTAATGTTGAAAATAAACAGAAAAAATTTGCATCATCATTTAAAACTCCTGGGCATGTTCCTTTATTGATTGCGTCTAAAGGATTATTAGCTGCACGACAAGGGCATACCGAAATGTCTGTTTATTTAGCTCAGGTTGCAGGTTTGACACCTGTTACTGCAATTTGTGAAATGATGGATGCTGAAACATATTCTGCATTATCTGTAGATAAAGCAGAAAAATTTGCAAAACAAAATGGAATTCCATTAATTGATGGAAAAGAACTCTTAGAATACGCCAAGGTGCATTAG